The genomic DNA AACAGTGGATCTGCCAGGCTGAATTCAAAGCGCAGCACCTGGTTGCGGATCCGGCGCCAGTGGCAGGGCAGCGCGCCTCTGCCCTGCCAGTAGGCGGTACAGGCGGCCACGCACTGTACGGCTGCCTGGTAGTGGGCCAGCTGGCCCTCCTGGTATTGCAGGTAGGCCGCCACCAGCCGCTGCAGTTGCAGCGCGGCAGCCTGCTGGGGAGCAGGAAGGCGAAACGGCCGCTGCGCCAGGGTGGCCCCTAGGGCGTGGTACGGCGCGGCCGTCCGGGCGAGATCGCCGGCGTGGCGTGCCGTTTGCCAGAGGACAAACATGCCGCTCATGGTGAGAGTGTGCTCCGGTTCGGCGCCGGCAAGGGGATGCCGACGCCGACATAGCATAGCCAACCTCGCCCGGAATGTCACGATTAGTGTGTGGCCGATTAGTGTGCACCCTCCCACAGTAGGGGCCATGAAAACGATCCTACGCCGTCGCTTTGGCAAGCGCATTCGTGAACTTCGCCAAGCCACCGGCCTGTCCCAGGAAGCCTTTGCCGATCATGTGGGCTTTGCCCGCACCTACATGAGCCGGATTGAGACCGGCGCTGCCAACCCGTCGCTGGACGCGATCGAAGCGCTGGCCACGGCGCTGCGGATCAGCGTGGCGGAACTCTTCAGCACACTTTGAGCGCGGTGATCTGCGATCCTTGGGTCCCTAACAGGCTGCTGAAACAAACGATGAAGCTTTCCCTGTGCGGTTTTTGTGCCCCGCATTTTTCACAGTCCGGAAGCTGCGCGTCACTTCATCACCTTTTTCAGTGATTGGGGGCCGGTTTCCGGCCCCATTGCCGCGATTACTGCAACTGCGGACGGATTCGTCCCAGCGAGCGCATGCGCACGAGGTTGTAGGTGGCCATGCTCAGGACAAACCACTGGTCGACCTTCTTCAGGCTGCGCGCCATCACCTGACGCATGCGCCCCACTGTATTGACCCAGCCGAAGCCCTACTCGATCAGCTTGCGCGTTTGCTGCGAGATGACATAACCCTCGCTGCGAGCAATGGCATCAGGAACGGTCCGAGCGTAGTCCCGAGGTGTTTTGTGCCACGTGCGGCGTCACCTTCATCTCCAGGCATGCGTGAATGTGTTGATTTGCATCCAAATCTGACCCAGGTAACGCTGGTTTTTGCATCGAATGTTGACCCACGTATAGAACACTGTCCTGCTCGGGAACCCTAGACAGACCAGCGGGTCCGTCTACTGACATTTAGGCGGCGCAAGATGGAAGTCCTGTTTCTGGACCAAAACAAGTGGATCGAACTCGCCCGCGTGCGAGCAGGTGTGGTGACCACGGGTCCAGCGTACATTGCCTACGCAGAACTCCACGAGGCCGTCGACAAAGGCCGAGTCATTGCCCCGTTGACGGTCTCTCATATCCTGGAGACATCCAAGCGCAACGACCAAACAAGTCGTACGCACGTCGTCGAGGTACAGTCCGCCCTTAGTAAGGGCTGGGTCTTCAGAAGTCGTGAAGCCCGAATTCTGATCGAGATGCGGAACGCGTTGCACTCCATATTCGAGGAGTCCCCGGTTCAGTTTGACTTAAACTGGGCCATCGCTCCAAGTTTCATGCAAGCGTTCGAGACTTTCGACACGCTCGTGGCTTCGCATACCGAGGCTACTACATCTCGCTTCCTGAATGAGCACGTTGATCCGAAGCGTCAATACATCGACTACATGCTCGATCAGGACGACCAGCGCCGTCGAACGGCCCATGCCGCATTCTCCGCTGAATCGGACGCGCTTCTTGCCAGAATCGAACAACGTCGCGCGCTCATGAGAGGCGCAACAATCGATTTGCGCTGGCGAGCATATGCGGCTCTGCTCTTCTACGATCATCAAGGCTATGTTGCCCACATGCTCGAGGTCATTGGGCATACCGTAGATGAAATGAAGCAGCTCGGACCGGAGGCAATTGTGACGTTCATCCGAAACGTTCCAACTTTGAACGTGGAGGCTGCGTTAGCCACTCGCCTGGAGGCGCAGACCGGTTCTCTGGAGCCGAATGACATTCGCGACATGCAGTCCTTCTGCGCCACCATTCCATACGCAAACCGTCTGGTTGCGGAGAAAAGTTTCATTTCCCTGGCACGGCAAGCCAAGCTGGATGCCAGTTATCAAGCTGGCTTGTACACGAACCTGACAGACATCAGTGGCGTGTACAAATGACGCGTACCACTCAGACAAATGGAGACTCAAGAGTCTGGTTGCGAAAGTAACGCCAGCGTACCCAGCAAGCCGAGTGGCAGTGGATACACTTTTCAATGCAGCAGCCAGCACGGGCGCTTGCACTTGCCGGGGAATCCCGCGTAGAATCGCGGTTTCGCGGGCGTCGTATAATGGCCATTACCTTAGCTTCCCAAGCTAAAGACGTGGGTTCGATTCCCATCGCCCGCTCCACCTCAGATTGAGACGAGCCGCCTTCGCCACTGGTCGCATGCCCGATCAGGATTCGCCCGGCGGCTTTTTTGTTGCCATGCTCCCCCAAGACCCGAGTTCCGACCCGACGCCAGCCGACGACGCTGACAACGCGCCCGCCAAGGCTGCCGACGGCAGCGACGTGGCGCATCCGCGCCGTATCCGTTCCTTCGTGCGCCGCGCGGGGCGAACCTCCACCGGCCAGCAGCGTGCCATCGATGACCTGGGGCCGCGCTTTATCCTGCCCTACGCACCGCAACCGCTCGACTGGGAGGCCACGTTTGGCCGCGCCGCGCCGGCGATCCTCGAGATCGGGTTCGGCATGGGCGAGACCACCGCGCATATCGCGCAACTGCGCCCCCAGGACAACTTCCTGGGCTGCGAGGTGCATGAACCCGGCGTGGGCGCCCTGCTCAAGCTGCTGGGCGAGCGCGAGATCGGCAATGTGCGGATCATGTCGCATGACGCCGTTGAGGTCATCGCGCACATGCTGACGCAATCCTGCCTGGACGGCGTGCATATTTTCTTCCCCGACCCGTGGCACAAGAAGCGCCACAACAAGCGGCGCCTGGTGCAGCCGCCGCTGGTCAAGCTGCTGGCCGACCGCCTCAAGCCGGGCGGCTACCTGCACTGCGCGACCGACTGGGAAGAATATGCTCACCAGATGGTGGAAGTGTTGTCGGGCGAGCCCACCCTGGCCAACACCTCGGACGCCGCCGACGGCTTTGCGCCGCGGCCGGACTACCGCCCGGTGACCAAGTTCGAACGCCGCGGCGTGCGGCTGGGGCATGGCGTGTGGGACGTGGTGTTCCGCAAGCGGGCCTGAAGGCGAAGGCCGCGCCGAGAGACGGCGCACAATAAAAAAGCGTGGCCTGGAGCCACGCTTTTTTATTCCTGCGACAGTCGCCGGTGCTACCTATTGCGACTACCGCGACCGCCTTCAAGCATGCCAGGCGATCAGCCCCGAGTACGCGGTCGCCAGCACAACGATGCCGAAGATGATCCGGTACCAGGCAAAGGGCTTGAAGTCATGGGTGGCGACAAAGCGCAGCAGCCAGCGCACGCACAGGAAGGCGGACAGGAAGGCGAAGACGAAGCCGATGCCGAAGATGCCCAGGTCGTCGGCGGACAGCAGCGCGCGGGACTTGTACAGCTCGTAGACGGTGGCGCCGAAGATCACCGGGATCGCCAGGAAGAAGGAGAACTCGGTGGCCACCTGGCGCGACAGCCCGAACAGCATGCCGCCGATAATGGTGGCGCCGGAACGCGAGGTGCCCGGGATCAGCGCGAAACACTGCGCCAGCCCGACCTTGATCGCATCGCGCCAGTGCAGGTCGTCGACCGACTCGATGCGCGGTGCGCCGGCCTTGGCGGCCTCCAGCAGCGCGTTGCCTTGCGGGTGGGAGACCTGGCCGCGATGGCTTTCGCGCCATTCGGCCCACAAGATCACCACACCGCCGATGATAAACGCGGTGGCCACGGTGATCGGGTTGAACAAGTGGGCCTTGATCCACTTGCCGAATACGAGCGCCAGCACGATCGCCGGCACGGTGGCCACGATCACATTGATGGCAAAGCGCCGGGCCTTTTCATCGGTGGCCAGTCCGCCCACCACGGTGACGATGCGGTGGCGGAACTCCCAGCAAACCGCCAGGATGGCGCCGAACTGGATCACGATCTCGAAGATCTTGCCTTTTTCATCATTGAAGTCGAGCAGCTGGCCGGCGAGGATCAGGTGGCCGGTGCTGGAGATGGGCAGGAACTCGGTCAGTCCTTCGACGATGCCGAGGATCACGGCTTTCAGGGCGAGGGCAATATCCATGCTGATTGGAATGAGTGGAATGCTGAATGGAGGAGCAAAGGAAAAGCCAGGAACAGGCCGAGGACAAGCGAGCAAAAAGGAAACGAGCAACCGTCAACCCTATGCCATCAGCCACGCACCAGGCGCCAGGAATCACGACTATCCGCCACGACCATGACACCGGAGTGGCTGTGCAAAGCGCATGCCTGCGCGTGGCGCGTCATCAAGGACGATTGATCTTGACGTTGATCCCGTTGGGCAAAACGGTGATTGTACCGGGTTCGACACTGGCGCCGGCGAGGCGCAGCTCGTCGGGACGGAAGGTGTAGAGCGGATAGCCCTGCAACAACTGCTCCGCAAGGATGCCGCCGAGCGCATTGAGCTGGCGCGTGAATTGAGGCGGCAGGCCTTTGACGTCGAACTGCTGGACCTGCGGATCCTGCAGCACCACCGCGCGGCTGGCCGGATCGTAGCGCAGACCGCTGTCCAGCGCGAAGCGGCCTGCCAGCGGCTCGCCGAAGAACAGGCGGTTGTTTACGGTGGCGTCGAACTGCACGTTGACCCGGTTGCGGCTGGGATCGAGCGTGAGCTGCGGGTTGGCGAGCTGGATGTCGAACAGCTCCATGTAGCGCTTGTTGAACGGAAACTTGCGCTCCAGGGCCGATTGCAGCTGACTCTGTGAGAAGGTGTAATCGTTGCCCATCATGCCGCAGGCAGCCAGTGCCGCGGCCAGCGCGGCGGTGCCGCTTGCTGCCAGCCAACGCCGGCGAGTGATCATGACCATCTGTTTGTTCCTTGCGGGTTCAGCCGGCGCGGCCAGGCGCGGTGGCAACCTCGAGTTGCGTCAGCCAGGCCAGCGCATGCCCGCGGGTTTCGCCGCACATGTCGGCAGAGGGCTTGAGCCCGGCGCAAAATGCCGGCCGCGTGGGCTCGCCAAAAATCGCGCAGCGCCGGTCGGGCAGCAACTGCACACAGGGTACGCCGGCCGGCTTGCCGCCGGGCATGCCGGGAATCGGCGAGGTGATGGAGGGCGCGGTGCAACAAGCGCCACAATCGGGCCGGCAGGAGAGTTCAGACTGATGGGACATGGCAAAGGTTCAGGCGCGGACGACGCCCGGCAGCCCGTATTGTGCCCCAAGCCGTTCGGCCCTCCCCGCGCTTGACCGCCGGATTCCGCTCCACTACATTACTGACCCAAGAGTTATTAATTAGCAAATCTCGCGGCGCGCCCGCCCGCAGAGGTGCGCAGCGCCCCAGTGAAAAATCCTCCAGGCCAGAATCAGGAATCCGCGAACACCAAACGCTGGGCTCGCCGCAAGGCAGCGCGCCCACAGGAACTGGTGGCTGCCGCGCTCGATCTATTCGTCGAACGCGGCTATGCGGCCACCCGGCTGGAAGATGTCGCTGCCGCGGCTGGCGTGTCCAAGGGCACGGTGTATTTGTACTTCGCTAATAAGGAGGAGCTGTTCAAGACGGTGGTGCGCGAAAACCTGGTGCCGACCCTGACCAGGGGCATCGACCTGGTGGAGAACTACCAGGGCTCGACGCCGGAGTTGCTCAGGGAACTGCTGCGCGGCTGGTGGGGTCTGGTCGGGGCAACGCCGGTAGCCGGCCTGACCAAGCTGATCATGGCCGAATCCAGCCATTTTCCTGACATTGCCCAGTTCTACCATGAGGAAGTGGTGCTGCCGGGAGATGAGTTGTTCGCGCGCGTGCTCAAGCGCGGTGTGGCGCGTGGCGAGCTGCGAGACATGCCGGCCAACCCGACCACAACGCTGATCTGCGCGCCGCTGATGTTCCTGATGCTGTGGCAGCGTGCGTTCAGCGCGTCGTCGCGCATCGAGATCGACCCCGAGGCGTTCCTCGACAACCTGCTCCAGATGTTGCTGTTCGGCCTGACCACCGGCGCGGCGCGCGATACGCCGCTGCCACCTAAGGTCGGCCCCTACGTCTGGGAACAGATACAACAAGAAGCCCTGGCACAAGCGCAGGGGCAGCAGGCCGCGCGGGAGACCCCGGCGCAGCCGCCGGAGACAGCATGACCCGACGCAAGAAAATCCTGATCGCCGCGGTCGCCACCATCGCGGTGATTGCCGTGCTGAGCGCCGCTGCCGCCGTGCGCAAGGCGAGCAACGGCAAGCACGGCGCTGCCCCGGCTGCCGGGGCGCCCGAGTTGGTGGAGTTCCTGCAATCCGACCTGGTCGATGCCGCTACGCAAGACTTGCGCGTGTCGCTGCCGCTCTCGGGCGGGCTGCGGGCGCTCAACCAGGCCTCGGTCAAGGCCAAGGTCTCAGGCGAGGTGCAGCAGGTGCTGGTGCGCGAGGGCGAAGCCGTGCGCGCTGGCCAGGTCATCGTGCGCATCGATGCGACCGAGTACCAGGCCAAGGTGGCGCAGGCGCGCGGGCAGATGCTGGCGGCGCGCGGCCAGTACGAGAATTCCAGGCAGACCTTCGAGCGCAACCGCGACCTTGTGGCCAAGGGCTTTATCTCCAAGACCGCCTTCGACAGCTTCCAGAGCAACCTGGACGTGGCGCACGCCAATCTCGACGCCGCCCAAGGCGGCCTTGAAGTCGCGCAGAAAGCGCTCGCCGACACCATCGTCAAATCGCCGCTGGATGGCCTGGTGGCCGCACGCGCGGTGCAGCCGGGCGAGAAGGTCTCGCCCGACACGCGCCTGATCGACGTGGTCGACCTGCGCGCGCTGGAACTCGAGGCGCCGATCCCCATGGCGGATGTGGCTCGCGCTGCCATCGGCCAGGCGGTGCAACTCGATGTGGAAGGCAGCGGCCGCTTCGAGGGCAAGCTGGTGCGCATCAACCCGGCGGTAAGCCAGGGCACGCGCAGCATCACGGTCTATGTGCGGGTGGACAATCCCGAGGCGCGCCTGCGCGCGGGCATGTTCGCCCAGGGCGCGCTGGTGCTCGGCCACCACGCCGGCGTGGTGGCGGTGCCGGCCACGGCGGTGCGCAGCGATGGCGAGCGCGCCTTCGTCTACAGCGTGGAGAATGACGTGCTGGCGGAACGCCAGGTCCAGCTTGGCATCCGCGACGATGCGAGCGGGCTGGTGGAAATCACCAGCGGGCTGGCCGCCGGTGCCAAGGTGGTGCGCAACAACCTCGGCACCCTTCGCGCGGGCAGCCGCGTCAAGCTGATCAAGGCGTAGGAGCCCCCGCCCATGTGGTTCACCCGCCTGTCCATCCACAACCCGGTGCTGGCCACCATGATGATGATGGCCTTCATCGTGATCGGCCTGTTCTCCTACCAGCGCCTGCCGGTTGACCAGTTCCCGGACATCACCTTCCCCATCGTCGTGGTGCAGACCGAGTACCCCGGCGCCGCGCCGGAATCGGTGGAGTCCGACGTCACCCGCAAGATCGAGGAAATCGTCAATACCATCTCCGGCATCGACGAGATCTTCTCGCACTCCTACCAGGGCACCTCGGTGGTGGTGATCAAGTTCGATCTCTCCGTCGATGTGGGCCAGGCCGCGCAGGACGTGCGCGACAAGATCGCGCTGATCCGCCCGCAGTTCCGCGACGAGGTGAAAGACCCGCGCGTGCTGCGCTACGACCCGTCGGACGCGCCGGTGTTCTACCTGTCCGTGTCGAACGCGCCGGGCGCGCAGCGCACGCAGCGCGAGCTGACCACCATCGCCGACCAGATCGTGCGCAAGCGGCTGGAGACCGTGCGCGGCGTGGGCGCCATCAGCCTCGTTGGCGGCACCAAGCGCGAGGTCGAGATCCGCATCCGCCCCGCCCAGCTGGAGGCGCTCGGCATCGGCGTGAACCAGGTGATGGACGCCATCCGCAACGAGAACCAGGAACTGCCCGCGGGCGAGCTGCGCTCCACCTCCACCGAGACGGTGGTGCAGATCAAGGGCCGCGTCATCACGCCGGATGCCTTCCGCCACATCATCGTGGCGCGCCGCGCGGGCCAGCCGGTCACGCTGGAGCAGGTCGCCGACGTGCGCGACGGCGAGGAGGAGCAGGAAAGCCTGGCGATGCTGGACGGCAAGCGTGCGCTGTTCCTGGCGGTGGTGAAGGCACAGGGCCAGAACACGGTCGACACCGTCGATGGCCTGATCAAGATGACCGACGAGGTGCGCAAGCTGGTGCCCGCAGGCGTGCAACTCGCCGTGGTCAACGACGCGGCACGCGGCATCCGCAGCAGCGTCAAGGAAGTCCGCTCCACCCTGCTCGAAGGCGCCTTCCTGACGGTGGCCATCGTCTTCCTGTTCCTCGGCTCATGGCGCAGCACGGTCATCACGGGGCTGACCTTGCCGATCGCGCTGATCGGCACGTTCGGCGTGATGTATATGTTCGGCTTCACGCTCAACGTGATCACGCTGATGGCGCTGTCGCTGTGCGTGGGCCTGTTGATCGACGACGCCATCGTGGTGCGCGAGAACATCGTGCGGCACAACCTGATGGGCAAGGACCATCGCACGGCGGCGCTCGACGGCACCAACGAGATCGGGCTGGCGGTGCTGGCCACCACCTTCTCCATCGTGGCCGTGTTCCTGCCGGTGGGCTTCATGGGCGGCATCATCGGCCGCTTCTTCCACCAGTTCGGCGTGACGGTGGTGGCGGCGGTGCTGATCTCCATGTTCGTCTCGTTCACCCTGGACCCGATGCTGTCCTCGGTCTGGCACGACCCCGACCTGCACGGCACCGGCAACAAGAAAAGCCTGTACGGCCGCACCGTGGGCCGCATGCTGGACTGGTTCTCGGCGCGCATGGATGCGCTCGGCCACGGCTATGGCTCGATGCTGGGCTGGGCGCTCAAGCACCGGCTGGCCACCGCCATCATCGCGGCGGTGACGTTCTTCGGCAGCTTTGCGCTGGTGCCGCTGATCGGCACCGAGTTCGTGCCTGCCGCCGACCTCGGCGAAACGCAGGTGGGCTTCACCACGCCGGTGGGCACATCGCTTGCAGTTACCGAAGCCAAGGTCAGGCAGGTGCAGGCCGCGCTCAAGGCCTTCCCCGAGGTGGCCTACACCTACGCAACCATCAATTCGGGCAATACCTCCGGGCGCAACAACGCGCTGGTGTCGGTGCGCCTGACCGAGCGCCGCGCGCGCAAGCTCACCACCACGCAGCTCAACCCGATGATCCGCGAGCGCATGGCCAGCATCGCCGGCATTACGCTGACCATGGTCGGCATGCCGGACGGTGCCGGCGGCCAGAAGGCACTGCAGGTCTCGATCCAGGGCGACGACCTGGAAACACTGCGGCGCCTGTCGCTGGAAGCCAGCCGGCGCATGGCCGCGGTGCGCGGCCTGACCGACCTCGACTCCAGCATGAAGGACGACCGCCCCACGGTGGAAGTGCGCATCCGCCGCGAGCTGGCGTCCGACCTGGGCGTGGGCATCGTGCAGATCGGCAACGCGCTGCGCCCGTTGCTGGCCGGCGACGCCATCAGCTCATGGCGCGCGCCCGACGACCAGAACTATGACGTACGCGTGCGCCTGCCCAAGGACGCCCGCACCGGCATGGCCGACCTGAGCGCGCTGATGATCGCCAGCAGCCAGAACAACACGGATGGCTCGCCGCGCATGGTGCCGCTGCGCCAAATCGCGGAACTGATCCCGACCACCGGCGCCAACCAGATCAGCCGGCGCGACCTCTCCCGCGAAGTGGAGCTGACCGCCAATACCGCGGGCCGCTCGCAGGGCGAGGTGGCACGCGAAGTCAAGGCGGCGCTGGACGGGATGAACTGGCCTGCCGGCTACAAGTACCGCTTCGGCGGCTCCACCAAGTCGATGAACGAATCGTTCGGCTTCGCGGTGTCGGCGCTGGCGCTGGCGGTGATCTTCATCTACATGATCCTGGCCTCGCAGTTCGCCAGCTTCTTCCAGCCGATCGCCATCATGACCTCGCTGCCGCTCACGCTGGTGGGCGTGTTCGCGGCGCTGCTGCTGTTCCGCTCCACGCTGAACATGTTCTCCATCATCGGCTTCATCATGCTGATGGGGCTGGTGACCAAGAACGCCATCCTGCTGGTGGATTTCGCCAACCAGGCCCGGCGCGGCGCCGACGGACAGCCGCCGATGTCGCGCGAGGCCGCGCTGATCGCAGCCGCGCGCGTGCGGCTGCGGCCGATCCTGATGACCACGCTGGCCATGATCTTCGGCATGGTGCCGCTGGCCTTCAGCCTGGGCGAAGGCGCCGAGCAACGCGCACCGATGGGCCAGACGGTGATCGGCGGCATCATCACCTCGTCGATCCTGACCCTGGTGGTAGTGCCGGTGATCTATACGTACCTCGACGACTTCAGCGCGTGGCTGGGCCGCAAGTGGCGCGGCAAGCAAGCCGTGGCGACTCCCGCCACCGCGCCCGAAGCCGGCGACACAGCGGCGCACAAGCCAGCAAGCGCGGAATGAGGCAAGCCGCCCCAAAAGCCCTGAGAAGGCCGGGAGTCAGCCCGGAATGGCGCAGCCATGGCCGGACTGCGGCATCGAGGCCACAACCTGGGCGACGCGCTTGGGCAAGTGTCTTGGCGCGGGGTTAAAATGTTAGGTTTGACGGATTTCCCCGGCCCCTGGCACCGCGCGGCCGGAACTCTGAACTGATTAGCGGTTGGCATTGGAAGGAATGGCAAGATGGACCTCGAGAAAGCCCGATTCAATATGATCGAACAGCAAATCCGCCCCTGGGATGTGCTGGATCAGGAAATCCTGGACCTGCTGGCGGTAGTCAAGCGGGAACAGTTCGTGCCGCAGGCCTACGCCGCGCTGGCCTTCGTCGACATGGAAATCCCGCTGCCGGGCGGCCAGAACATGCTGGCCCCGCGCGTGGAAGCCCGCATCCTGCAGGACCTGGCCGTGCGCAAGCATGAGCAAGTGCTGGAAATCGGCGCCGGCTCCGGCTACATGGCCGCCCTGCTCGCTCACCGCGCGCGCCACGTGCTGACCGTGGACATCCTGCCGGAGCTGGCAGAGCTGGCCC from Cupriavidus sp. D39 includes the following:
- a CDS encoding helix-turn-helix domain-containing protein, which codes for MKTILRRRFGKRIRELRQATGLSQEAFADHVGFARTYMSRIETGAANPSLDAIEALATALRISVAELFSTL
- a CDS encoding TetR/AcrR family transcriptional regulator gives rise to the protein MKNPPGQNQESANTKRWARRKAARPQELVAAALDLFVERGYAATRLEDVAAAAGVSKGTVYLYFANKEELFKTVVRENLVPTLTRGIDLVENYQGSTPELLRELLRGWWGLVGATPVAGLTKLIMAESSHFPDIAQFYHEEVVLPGDELFARVLKRGVARGELRDMPANPTTTLICAPLMFLMLWQRAFSASSRIEIDPEAFLDNLLQMLLFGLTTGAARDTPLPPKVGPYVWEQIQQEALAQAQGQQAARETPAQPPETA
- a CDS encoding efflux RND transporter periplasmic adaptor subunit, with amino-acid sequence MTRRKKILIAAVATIAVIAVLSAAAAVRKASNGKHGAAPAAGAPELVEFLQSDLVDAATQDLRVSLPLSGGLRALNQASVKAKVSGEVQQVLVREGEAVRAGQVIVRIDATEYQAKVAQARGQMLAARGQYENSRQTFERNRDLVAKGFISKTAFDSFQSNLDVAHANLDAAQGGLEVAQKALADTIVKSPLDGLVAARAVQPGEKVSPDTRLIDVVDLRALELEAPIPMADVARAAIGQAVQLDVEGSGRFEGKLVRINPAVSQGTRSITVYVRVDNPEARLRAGMFAQGALVLGHHAGVVAVPATAVRSDGERAFVYSVENDVLAERQVQLGIRDDASGLVEITSGLAAGAKVVRNNLGTLRAGSRVKLIKA
- the trmB gene encoding tRNA (guanosine(46)-N7)-methyltransferase TrmB, whose product is MLPQDPSSDPTPADDADNAPAKAADGSDVAHPRRIRSFVRRAGRTSTGQQRAIDDLGPRFILPYAPQPLDWEATFGRAAPAILEIGFGMGETTAHIAQLRPQDNFLGCEVHEPGVGALLKLLGEREIGNVRIMSHDAVEVIAHMLTQSCLDGVHIFFPDPWHKKRHNKRRLVQPPLVKLLADRLKPGGYLHCATDWEEYAHQMVEVLSGEPTLANTSDAADGFAPRPDYRPVTKFERRGVRLGHGVWDVVFRKRA
- a CDS encoding efflux RND transporter permease subunit, whose product is MWFTRLSIHNPVLATMMMMAFIVIGLFSYQRLPVDQFPDITFPIVVVQTEYPGAAPESVESDVTRKIEEIVNTISGIDEIFSHSYQGTSVVVIKFDLSVDVGQAAQDVRDKIALIRPQFRDEVKDPRVLRYDPSDAPVFYLSVSNAPGAQRTQRELTTIADQIVRKRLETVRGVGAISLVGGTKREVEIRIRPAQLEALGIGVNQVMDAIRNENQELPAGELRSTSTETVVQIKGRVITPDAFRHIIVARRAGQPVTLEQVADVRDGEEEQESLAMLDGKRALFLAVVKAQGQNTVDTVDGLIKMTDEVRKLVPAGVQLAVVNDAARGIRSSVKEVRSTLLEGAFLTVAIVFLFLGSWRSTVITGLTLPIALIGTFGVMYMFGFTLNVITLMALSLCVGLLIDDAIVVRENIVRHNLMGKDHRTAALDGTNEIGLAVLATTFSIVAVFLPVGFMGGIIGRFFHQFGVTVVAAVLISMFVSFTLDPMLSSVWHDPDLHGTGNKKSLYGRTVGRMLDWFSARMDALGHGYGSMLGWALKHRLATAIIAAVTFFGSFALVPLIGTEFVPAADLGETQVGFTTPVGTSLAVTEAKVRQVQAALKAFPEVAYTYATINSGNTSGRNNALVSVRLTERRARKLTTTQLNPMIRERMASIAGITLTMVGMPDGAGGQKALQVSIQGDDLETLRRLSLEASRRMAAVRGLTDLDSSMKDDRPTVEVRIRRELASDLGVGIVQIGNALRPLLAGDAISSWRAPDDQNYDVRVRLPKDARTGMADLSALMIASSQNNTDGSPRMVPLRQIAELIPTTGANQISRRDLSREVELTANTAGRSQGEVAREVKAALDGMNWPAGYKYRFGGSTKSMNESFGFAVSALALAVIFIYMILASQFASFFQPIAIMTSLPLTLVGVFAALLLFRSTLNMFSIIGFIMLMGLVTKNAILLVDFANQARRGADGQPPMSREAALIAAARVRLRPILMTTLAMIFGMVPLAFSLGEGAEQRAPMGQTVIGGIITSSILTLVVVPVIYTYLDDFSAWLGRKWRGKQAVATPATAPEAGDTAAHKPASAE
- a CDS encoding protein-L-isoaspartate O-methyltransferase family protein, whose product is MDLEKARFNMIEQQIRPWDVLDQEILDLLAVVKREQFVPQAYAALAFVDMEIPLPGGQNMLAPRVEARILQDLAVRKHEQVLEIGAGSGYMAALLAHRARHVLTVDILPELAELARKNLADAGVTNVDVAQGNAATGWAASAPYDVICISGALPSVPASILSQVKVGGRIAAFVGALPAMEAQIITRVSETEYKTLNLFETAVTPLMGAEQPSRFQF
- a CDS encoding YkgJ family cysteine cluster protein, whose protein sequence is MSHQSELSCRPDCGACCTAPSITSPIPGMPGGKPAGVPCVQLLPDRRCAIFGEPTRPAFCAGLKPSADMCGETRGHALAWLTQLEVATAPGRAG
- a CDS encoding DUF1439 domain-containing protein, with product MVMITRRRWLAASGTAALAAALAACGMMGNDYTFSQSQLQSALERKFPFNKRYMELFDIQLANPQLTLDPSRNRVNVQFDATVNNRLFFGEPLAGRFALDSGLRYDPASRAVVLQDPQVQQFDVKGLPPQFTRQLNALGGILAEQLLQGYPLYTFRPDELRLAGASVEPGTITVLPNGINVKINRP
- a CDS encoding undecaprenyl-diphosphate phosphatase, which gives rise to MDIALALKAVILGIVEGLTEFLPISSTGHLILAGQLLDFNDEKGKIFEIVIQFGAILAVCWEFRHRIVTVVGGLATDEKARRFAINVIVATVPAIVLALVFGKWIKAHLFNPITVATAFIIGGVVILWAEWRESHRGQVSHPQGNALLEAAKAGAPRIESVDDLHWRDAIKVGLAQCFALIPGTSRSGATIIGGMLFGLSRQVATEFSFFLAIPVIFGATVYELYKSRALLSADDLGIFGIGFVFAFLSAFLCVRWLLRFVATHDFKPFAWYRIIFGIVVLATAYSGLIAWHA